Proteins from a single region of Barnesiella propionica:
- a CDS encoding restriction endonuclease subunit S domain-containing protein: MGASNVKWVRLGDYIEQCDERNTSLKYGTSDVMGMTITKEVISTKANLDGNDLSKFKIVAPDEFIFNPRTHGKRIGLGLNNTNKAFLISWNNIAFKIVRKEKLLPIYLYLYFNRDEWDRYACFNSWGSSTEVFTWIELCRMMIPLPSPDEQQKVVNVWKAFREIKEQNEAKAAPLMQVCQSYIQKAKKNNADKYRIGNAIKVVDATNKEGYPYDVLGLNNNKVFMPTIASMDTINTNKYKVIKKGEFAFSGMQTGRDKCIRIALYDKDFPALISPAYTTFTLDENEPILPEYFMMIFKNPEMDRLGWFYSDSSVRANLDWNRFIDIEIPKLSIELQRAIVNIYNCANESKQIAEEADRSSREVCPALLQYVIHS, encoded by the coding sequence ATGGGAGCGAGTAATGTAAAATGGGTTCGGCTGGGAGATTATATCGAACAGTGTGATGAGAGAAATACATCTCTGAAATATGGCACTTCAGATGTTATGGGAATGACTATAACAAAGGAGGTTATTTCAACTAAAGCTAATCTAGATGGAAATGATTTGTCAAAATTCAAAATAGTTGCTCCTGATGAGTTTATCTTTAATCCAAGGACTCATGGAAAACGAATAGGATTAGGGTTGAATAACACCAATAAAGCGTTTCTGATAAGTTGGAATAATATAGCGTTTAAGATTGTTCGAAAAGAAAAATTGTTACCAATTTATCTATATCTTTATTTTAATAGAGATGAATGGGATAGATATGCCTGCTTTAATTCATGGGGGTCTTCTACAGAAGTCTTTACATGGATTGAATTGTGTAGAATGATGATACCTCTACCGTCTCCTGACGAACAACAGAAAGTGGTGAATGTATGGAAAGCATTTAGAGAGATCAAAGAACAAAACGAGGCTAAGGCGGCTCCGCTTATGCAAGTCTGCCAAAGCTATATTCAAAAGGCGAAAAAGAATAATGCAGATAAATATCGCATTGGTAATGCCATAAAAGTTGTAGATGCGACAAACAAAGAAGGCTATCCCTATGATGTTTTGGGATTGAATAACAATAAAGTATTTATGCCGACAATCGCCTCAATGGATACTATAAATACAAACAAATATAAGGTTATAAAAAAAGGGGAGTTTGCATTTAGTGGTATGCAGACTGGTAGGGATAAATGTATTCGTATAGCATTATATGATAAAGATTTTCCTGCTCTAATATCGCCTGCATATACAACTTTTACTCTCGATGAAAATGAACCAATTCTTCCAGAGTATTTTATGATGATATTCAAAAATCCGGAAATGGATAGATTAGGCTGGTTTTACAGCGATTCAAGTGTAAGAGCAAATTTAGATTGGAATAGGTTTATTGACATTGAAATACCGAAACTTTCTATTGAACTGCAACGTGCAATCGTCAATATCTATAACTGCGCAAATGAATCGAAGCAGATAGCAGAGGAAGCAGACAGGTCTTCTCGTGAGGTGTGCCCAGCATTGCTTCAATATGTCATACATTCTTAA
- a CDS encoding PDDEXK nuclease domain-containing protein — protein MEKNKLQHGMTTDKLVSDIRSIIEQGRQQAYAAANRIAVLTYWHIGRRIVEEEQYGEVRAQYGTRLIKTLAEQLMPKYGNTFSKRNLDYFRQFYLCFNDLEIVNTRVHNLTWSHFRSIIQVADSKAREWYVKEASKQMWSVRTLNRNIGTQYYGRRMACVREGLALPSPDIEANDPLEYIKSPVVAEFLGFRKESKYDESELEQALIDHLQQFIMELGRGFAFVDRQKHISTDTGDFYIDLVFYNIKLKRYVLFELKTHPLTHADVGQLDMYVRMYDDLVKDENDDPTIGILLCTETDKVMAKYSVLNGGEQLFAAKYMAYMPTEEELSREIEQQKRFFLEQHGMEE, from the coding sequence ATGGAAAAGAATAAGCTGCAACATGGTATGACAACTGATAAACTGGTTTCTGATATTCGGAGTATCATCGAGCAAGGCCGTCAACAGGCATATGCGGCAGCTAATCGGATTGCTGTACTTACCTATTGGCACATTGGGCGGCGAATAGTGGAAGAAGAACAGTATGGAGAAGTTCGTGCGCAGTATGGCACCCGGTTGATTAAAACATTGGCAGAACAGCTGATGCCTAAATACGGCAATACGTTCAGCAAGCGAAATCTGGATTACTTTCGCCAATTTTACCTGTGTTTTAATGATTTGGAGATTGTGAACACGCGTGTTCACAATCTGACATGGTCGCACTTCCGCTCGATTATACAGGTTGCAGACTCTAAGGCCAGAGAGTGGTATGTAAAAGAGGCATCGAAACAGATGTGGAGTGTAAGGACACTCAATCGAAACATCGGTACACAATACTATGGCCGCCGTATGGCTTGTGTAAGGGAAGGGCTGGCATTGCCATCCCCCGATATTGAAGCCAATGATCCATTGGAGTATATAAAGAGTCCGGTGGTTGCCGAGTTTTTAGGCTTCCGCAAGGAGAGCAAATATGACGAGAGCGAGTTGGAGCAAGCCTTAATAGATCATCTGCAACAATTTATCATGGAATTGGGGCGCGGTTTCGCTTTTGTCGACAGGCAGAAACATATATCAACAGACACAGGCGATTTTTACATTGACCTCGTGTTCTATAACATCAAGCTCAAACGTTATGTGCTGTTTGAATTGAAAACACATCCTCTGACGCACGCAGATGTGGGGCAATTGGATATGTATGTACGAATGTATGACGACCTTGTAAAAGATGAGAATGATGACCCGACAATAGGTATACTGCTCTGTACCGAGACCGACAAGGTAATGGCAAAATACTCTGTCCTTAACGGTGGCGAGCAACTTTTTGCAGCCAAATATATGGCCTATATGCCAACGGAAGAAGAGTTGAGCAGGGAGATAGAACAGCAAAAACGTTTCTTCTTGGAACAACACGGAATGGAGGAGTGA
- a CDS encoding class I SAM-dependent DNA methyltransferase translates to MAKKQNKPVKEETLETILFNCRNSLRGRAAMTDKRDLLLTLVFLKFIGERFKQQKEKIRHEIVEVQGINDTDFIELQLSRPNQYMQDGVFFLTDETFWDKLILTSPTGMAIAFDTAIKALDDNEPKLKNALPQQIFTKTALEPGVLKSVVDEINKIDPQKFNDHDLIGRVYEYFLQAFSINADKEEGEFYTPHSIVELIASLIEPFDGTVYDPCCGSGGMFVQAAKFIEAHGGNTKAVNVYGQESEPATYRLAKMNLAIRGISYHLGDRAVSTFSDDQHKELKFDYIMANPPFNLKKYAEYGGFETDPRWKGYGVPPTSNANYAWILHILNKLNVGRGVAGFLLANGALDDSDTQEIRKQLIESDKVEAIIVLPRNMFYSTDISVTLWILNNNKKGGPWHGRQIRNRTGEILFIDLRTWNNNIYEKKYVRLSETEIDRVRQIYLDWQTENFAEYAEPELYYAAHRNEIQEKGYSLVPSRYIEFIDRDTEIDYKSALSEMSCKFDELKKRWDANETELINAFKVLGYGKE, encoded by the coding sequence ATGGCTAAGAAACAGAATAAACCGGTAAAGGAAGAGACCCTTGAAACGATACTTTTCAACTGTCGTAACAGTCTGCGTGGGCGTGCAGCCATGACAGATAAACGCGACTTGCTGTTGACCCTTGTATTCCTGAAATTCATAGGAGAACGGTTCAAACAGCAAAAGGAGAAAATCAGGCATGAAATAGTAGAAGTGCAGGGCATTAATGATACGGATTTCATTGAACTGCAACTTTCGCGCCCCAACCAATATATGCAGGACGGCGTGTTTTTCCTGACAGATGAAACATTTTGGGATAAGTTGATTCTTACCTCGCCAACTGGTATGGCTATCGCTTTCGATACGGCTATAAAGGCTTTGGACGACAACGAACCTAAATTGAAAAATGCTCTTCCGCAGCAGATTTTCACGAAAACAGCCCTTGAACCGGGAGTTTTGAAAAGCGTAGTGGATGAAATAAACAAGATAGATCCCCAAAAATTTAATGACCACGACCTCATAGGACGTGTATATGAGTATTTCTTACAGGCTTTTTCCATCAACGCAGACAAAGAGGAAGGAGAATTTTATACGCCACATTCTATCGTAGAGCTTATCGCCTCTCTTATTGAACCTTTTGATGGGACGGTCTATGACCCTTGCTGTGGTTCCGGAGGTATGTTTGTTCAGGCTGCAAAGTTCATAGAGGCTCACGGCGGAAACACGAAAGCTGTTAATGTGTATGGTCAGGAATCAGAACCGGCAACCTATCGCCTTGCAAAGATGAATCTGGCTATCCGAGGCATCTCTTACCATTTGGGTGATAGAGCCGTCTCCACTTTCTCCGATGACCAGCATAAGGAACTCAAGTTTGATTACATCATGGCTAATCCGCCGTTCAATTTAAAAAAATATGCCGAATACGGAGGTTTTGAGACTGATCCTCGTTGGAAAGGTTATGGAGTTCCTCCTACCAGCAATGCCAACTATGCGTGGATTCTGCATATCCTTAATAAGTTAAATGTCGGTCGTGGAGTAGCAGGATTCCTGCTTGCCAATGGCGCTTTGGATGATAGCGATACACAGGAAATACGTAAACAGCTAATTGAAAGCGACAAAGTAGAAGCCATTATCGTTTTGCCGCGAAACATGTTCTATTCTACCGATATATCCGTCACCCTTTGGATTTTGAACAATAACAAGAAAGGCGGTCCATGGCATGGCAGACAAATTCGCAACCGTACAGGTGAAATTCTTTTCATTGACTTGCGGACATGGAACAATAACATATACGAAAAGAAATACGTTCGCTTGTCGGAAACAGAAATAGACAGAGTGCGTCAAATATACCTCGATTGGCAAACCGAGAATTTTGCAGAGTATGCAGAGCCGGAATTATACTATGCTGCACATCGTAACGAAATTCAAGAAAAGGGATATTCTCTCGTGCCATCCAGATACATTGAATTTATAGACCGTGATACGGAAATAGACTATAAGTCTGCCCTTTCCGAAATGAGTTGTAAATTTGATGAATTGAAGAAAAGATGGGATGCAAACGAGACGGAACTTATAAACGCTTTCAAAGTTTTAGGTTATGGAAAAGAATAA
- a CDS encoding DUF2971 domain-containing protein, giving the protein MGAAKLYKYLDFTGGLMMLHYSNLQFTNATQLNDPFDCHPSLIDFSNVPKEACGGWTPEIIEELRRDPFRRTREEVWIYSLSKIYDSILMWSYYSKHKGICIGLDMEKVRKYLSRMYGGIMIGCSEVEVQYKDIVEKPDYFKDAKDFFHYQLSTKAKAWEHEQEVRLFILDPSPTYMALLPGQNDDKGPIDWKEVRAFSKIGGECFESVYLGINMSTDEKSKIISGARKLNPNIKIYQMGIDANAFKLNTELIK; this is encoded by the coding sequence ATGGGAGCAGCCAAATTATATAAATATCTTGATTTTACTGGTGGATTGATGATGCTACATTATAGTAATCTTCAATTTACCAATGCTACGCAGTTGAACGATCCATTTGATTGCCATCCATCGTTAATTGATTTCTCCAATGTTCCGAAAGAAGCGTGTGGAGGATGGACTCCGGAAATAATCGAAGAATTGAGAAGAGATCCATTTCGTAGAACCAGAGAAGAGGTGTGGATATATAGCCTTTCCAAAATATATGATTCAATCTTGATGTGGAGCTATTATAGCAAGCATAAAGGTATCTGCATCGGTTTGGATATGGAGAAAGTTAGAAAATATCTTTCTCGCATGTATGGCGGAATCATGATTGGTTGTTCTGAGGTGGAGGTGCAATACAAGGATATTGTAGAGAAGCCTGATTATTTCAAGGATGCAAAAGATTTTTTCCATTATCAGTTATCCACAAAGGCAAAGGCTTGGGAGCATGAACAAGAGGTCAGGTTATTTATTTTAGACCCTAGTCCCACATATATGGCATTATTACCGGGCCAGAATGATGATAAAGGTCCGATTGATTGGAAGGAAGTACGAGCTTTTTCTAAAATCGGAGGAGAATGTTTTGAGTCTGTCTATTTGGGAATCAATATGAGTACAGATGAGAAATCAAAAATAATAAGCGGTGCACGAAAGTTAAATCCTAACATTAAGATTTATCAAATGGGAATTGATGCAAATGCTTTTAAGTTGAATACTGAATTGATTAAATAG
- a CDS encoding helix-turn-helix transcriptional regulator gives MERKLLNRIKVVLAEKNKSNKWLSEQLDKDPAIISKWVTNTTQPNVETLIQISKVLGVTVDDLLRTE, from the coding sequence ATGGAACGTAAATTACTGAACCGAATCAAAGTCGTTCTCGCAGAGAAAAATAAAAGCAATAAATGGCTCTCGGAACAATTGGATAAAGATCCTGCCATAATCTCCAAATGGGTTACCAATACAACACAGCCCAATGTTGAGACGCTAATTCAAATATCCAAAGTTTTGGGTGTAACTGTGGATGACTTATTGAGGACGGAATAA
- a CDS encoding DUF5723 family protein gives MKKIAKIGCISVCMICGALAGMAQTLHSSYFLENMPYRHQLNPAFMSPSGYVGFPVLGNFNIMLNSNVGFGTFLYPRGNELATFLHSSVGTKEFLGKLNTNNSIEAAFDVALISFGFNAWGGSNTFSISAKGYSATNVPYDLLAFLKQGQENNPNQIYSIKNLREQISAYGEIALGHARPINDRLNVGAKVKILLGLGYADMNIDRMDIRMSQDRWMITNRGYFNTSKGLRFNYTENNEIDFDNEPFDEYKIGLDGAGFGLDLGATYRLLDNLTLSASLLDIGFISWSNATEMNATPEPFVFDGFQHIGAEDKDNGDNAFDDEKDRLEDDLKALYKFRKKGEGSQTKSLRTTMNIAAEYGLLNNKISFGLLSSTRFGAPSVWTEVMASANFRPSKWFHAAVNGSLSNKGHSFGVLLNLCPKGFNFFIGSDYIVTKYAPSRYYFIPINQAKFNVNFGINFTFGHKYRD, from the coding sequence ATGAAAAAAATAGCAAAGATCGGATGTATATCCGTATGCATGATTTGCGGAGCTTTAGCCGGTATGGCCCAGACACTGCATTCTTCTTATTTCCTTGAAAATATGCCTTATCGACATCAGCTTAATCCGGCGTTTATGAGTCCGTCGGGATATGTGGGATTTCCTGTATTAGGTAATTTTAATATTATGTTGAATTCGAATGTCGGTTTCGGAACGTTCTTATACCCTCGTGGAAATGAACTGGCTACATTCCTGCATAGTTCTGTAGGTACAAAGGAGTTTTTAGGAAAACTGAATACGAATAACAGTATAGAAGCTGCTTTTGATGTGGCTCTTATCAGTTTTGGTTTTAATGCCTGGGGCGGTTCGAATACATTTAGTATAAGTGCTAAAGGGTATTCTGCGACGAATGTTCCTTACGATTTGCTGGCTTTTTTGAAGCAAGGACAGGAGAATAATCCTAATCAGATATACAGTATAAAAAATTTACGGGAACAGATTTCAGCTTACGGCGAGATCGCATTAGGGCATGCCCGTCCTATTAATGACCGCCTGAATGTAGGAGCAAAAGTAAAAATCCTTTTGGGGCTTGGTTACGCCGATATGAATATAGACCGTATGGATATACGCATGTCGCAGGATCGCTGGATGATAACCAACCGGGGGTATTTCAATACATCGAAAGGTCTCAGATTCAATTATACCGAAAATAATGAGATAGATTTTGATAATGAACCGTTCGACGAATATAAAATAGGACTGGACGGTGCAGGGTTCGGTTTAGACTTGGGTGCTACTTATCGTTTACTGGATAATCTTACTTTATCGGCTTCGTTGCTGGATATAGGTTTTATTTCCTGGAGTAATGCTACCGAGATGAATGCTACCCCGGAACCTTTCGTCTTTGATGGTTTCCAGCATATAGGTGCCGAAGATAAAGACAATGGCGATAATGCATTTGATGATGAGAAAGATAGATTGGAAGATGATTTGAAAGCGTTATATAAATTCCGCAAAAAAGGAGAAGGAAGTCAGACTAAATCATTGAGGACTACTATGAACATAGCAGCCGAATACGGATTATTGAATAATAAAATATCTTTCGGTCTTTTGTCTTCTACCCGTTTTGGTGCGCCTAGCGTCTGGACCGAGGTTATGGCTTCAGCCAATTTCCGTCCGTCTAAATGGTTTCACGCGGCAGTGAACGGTTCGTTATCCAATAAGGGGCATTCTTTCGGCGTTTTGCTTAATTTGTGTCCTAAAGGATTCAATTTCTTTATAGGAAGCGATTATATTGTAACGAAATATGCTCCTTCCCGTTATTATTTTATTCCTATCAACCAGGCAAAATTTAATGTAAACTTTGGTATAAATTTTACATTCGGGCATAAATACCGTGATTGA